A region from the Sebastes umbrosus isolate fSebUmb1 chromosome 18, fSebUmb1.pri, whole genome shotgun sequence genome encodes:
- the LOC119476604 gene encoding pleckstrin homology domain-containing family G member 1 isoform X2, with product MPTDDYNYLPDALPPLPEVPDSGSVLSSVDIPARCLRNPAFRHTSSRYCSAISMDSSPDSAERPISYSSTSSSASSRDSHCSLGSRSTLVPAPHCNPATSDRDSGAIRLELVPARQLGCREEDDRNDGGVDTGRQGSGQTLTEHSEPEAGPDGGERIGQVQGPRTYVDRVVQEILDTERTYVQDLRSIVEDYLECISNQSRLALSSEDKVSLFGNIQDIYHFNRDLLHDLEKCNADPVAIAECFVSKSEEFHIYTQYCTNYPRSVAVLTECMRNKALAKFLRERQESLRHSLPLGSYLLKPVQRILKYHLLLHEIANRMEKDTETYEVVQEAIDTMQRVAWHINDMKRKHEHAVRLQEIQSLLTNWKGPDLIGYGELVLEGTFRLQRAKNERTLFLFDKLLLITKKREETYTYKAHILCCNLMLVEVIPKEPLSFSVFHYKNPKLQHTVQAKSQQDKRMWILHLKRLILENHPAKIPAKAKQAILEMDAMHHPGFHYSPDGDKKDSPQTKEGPTPRRGRRKEPLSKLLKNAKQNAANTDGEKRISLGASLLSPMSQLALGTIGRSRSLINQSQESLDPGDHYDHSDREEEPHQQDADDEDDSGLGGGKRLRVPGKGSRKRLNPQASVDSIEQWKTFNMSTKDLQKARETLVREGSHHPPLLRTRHVTEEPPDTPIPSVVVTESDHSVRNIWADHRARRAMFPTRQRTMQPDDEDEDIYQMFVPTEPSGPEPEAPSERTEAASSSPKTARPCSWHVEQVPTVQIDPPPDGSRVLRRASSAGEKTTEARQSPDDDSAGQSNLEVIHTESSSNDISGSSSAEQLTIDDIENVYDNISYEDLKSMGLVRRDPEERESRKETSTDAQGPQGQTARVLNAPEVTEPMIQPDSSSDSNRSSTQEGRPFELKIVEENIYDTICFREPPPTELKGTNEGDKLKQERDSLLASEQDLTESLGGFVSEESLHFGEDEGPDASHPVQCSSEPDYSSSSASETFPQRSQKGDKMSEQVDEIWNDLENYIKNNEKKADRLPAAFPVSASESPKKAVKNSPKKRPIVNSPQAASPPTHQPKPPPVTSTPSFTIPVINFPDLPSESTITEENHSSPAPTSRPLPVTPEPPAGTVKSIRNRLARLSSGSFRLEDDDLVELPQRNTPHKEIPLKDLHCLFPGELAGLESPLASSSLLLGESLDLDSEKSKNRVFLMARQYSQKIKKANQLLRMRSMDPGDACSRARTEKKQKDLAAILEEKKQGGTAIGARIAEYSQLYDQVMFKDPPGPTGPHHGHPGLPSSPSMPETSLEEDWLHSTYSNGELASFVSSSGALDDARASSTPQRRLTSACSIPSLKTSPTTPPPQRWSSCMAAPSEKEEHVYSSIKRHPSFNAPSSPSKSSPSSHCQSLGSLGSPEKNQSGLKCNGPTDRLRGPSLGRAGRQSSLPERFTQGHSDLTLHDGQQVVVLNRASALSILSATQNYLANFKDDGEDDDDYVEIRSEDESEQEQDRLSRRNGSSTLLSNQSRGLVHSQSLPCTPARSCDPLRPLDREHLEKYLWSEPQQSQPKIVQSLREKFQCLSSSSFA from the exons ATGCCTACCG ACGATTATAACTACCTGCCTGATGCGTTGCCTCCTCTTCCTGAAGTCCCGGACTCCGGCTCAGTCCTGAGCTCCGTTGACATCCCGGCCCGCTGCCTCCGCAACCCGGCCTTCCGCCACACCTCCTCGCGCTACTGCTCCGCCATCAGCATGGACTCCTCCCCCGACAGCGCCGAAAGGCCGATCAGCTACAGCTCCACCTCTTCTTCCGCCTCCTCCCGGGACAGTCACTGCTCGCTGGGCAGCCGCTCCACCCTCGTCCCCGCCCCTCACTGTAACCCGGCGACCTCGGACCGGGACTCCGGGGCGATCAGGCTGGAACTGGTGCCGGCCCGGCAGCTGGGATGCCGGGAGGAAGATGACAGGAATGACGGAGGGGTGGACACAGGGAGACAGGGCAGTGGACAGACTCTGACAGAACATTCAGAGCCGGAGGCGGGTCCAGATGGAGGAGAGCGGATCGGTCAGGTGCAGGGACCCAGGACGTATGTGGACCGGGTGGTGCAGGAGATACTGGACACAGAGAGGACCTACGTCCAGGACCTGCGCAGCATTGTAGAG GACTACTTGGAGTGCATCAGTAATCAGTCTCGTCTGGCCCTGAGCTCTGAGGATAAAGTCTCTCTGTTCGGCAACATCCAGGACATCTACCACTTTAACAG gGATCTTCTTCATGATCTCGAGAAGTGCAACGCCGACCCCGTGGCCATCGCAGAGTGCTTCGTATCCAAG AGTGAAGAATTCCACATTTATACTCAGTACTGCACCAACTACCCACG GTCGGTGGCGGTGCTAACAGAGTGCATGAGGAACAAGGCGTTGGCCAAGTTTCTCCGCGAGCGCCAGGAATCTCTGCGGCACTCCTTGCCTCTGGGCTCCTACTTGCTCAAGCCGGTGCAGAGGATCCTCAAGTACCACCTACTGCTGCAC GAGATAGCCAACCGCATGGAGAAGGACACGGAGACCTACGAGGTTGTGCAGGAAGCCATAGACACCATGCAGAGAGTGGCCTGGCACATCAACGACATGAAGAGGAAACACGAGCACGCCGTCAGGTTGCAG GAAATCCAGAGCCTGCTGACCAACTGGAAGGGCCCCGATCTGATCGGCTACGGAGAGTTGGTCCTCGAAGGAACGTTTCGTCTGCAGCGAGCCAAAAACGAGAGAACCCTCTTCCTGTTTGACAAGCTCCTGCTCATTACCAAGAAACGAGAAGAAACCTACACGTACAAGGCTCACATACTG TGCTGTAACCTGATGCTGGTGGAAGTTATTCCTAAAGAACCGCTGAGCTTCAGTGTGTTTCACTACAAGAATCCCAAACTTCAGCACACGGTCCAG GCCAAATCACAGCAAGACAAGCGCATGTGGATCTTACACCTCAAGAGACTCATACTTGAAAACCATCCGGCCAAAATCCCAGCCAAG GCTAAGCAAGCAATTTTGGAGATGGATGCAATGC ATCATCCCGGGTTTCATTACAGCCCTGATGGAGACAAGAAGGATTCCCCTCAGACAAAGGAGGGTCCAACCCCTCGTAGAGGACGCAGGAAAg AACCTCTATCCAAATTATTGAAGAACGCCAAGCAGAATGCGGCCAACACAGACGGCGAAAAG CGAATAAGCCTGGGCGCCTCCCTGCTCTCGCCAATGTCCCAGCTGGCTTTGGGCACCATCGGTCGCAGCCGCAGCctcatcaaccaatcacaggaGTCCCTGGACCCCGGCGATCACTATGACCACAGTGACAGAGAAGAGGAGCCACATCAACAAGACGCTGATGATGAAGACGACAGCGGCCTG GGAGGTGGAAAGCGGCTGCGAGTCCCTGGCAAaggcagcaggaagaggctgaACCCTCAGGCGTCTGTCGACAGTATAGAACAGTGGAAAACCTTCAACATGAGCACTAAAGACCTACAG AAAGCCAGAGAAACCCTGGTGAGGGAAGGAAGTCACCACCCGCCGCTTCTCAGGACAAGACACGTGACGGAGGAGCCTCCAGATACCCCCATCCCCTCTGTAGTAGTCACAGAAAGTGACCATTCTGTGAGGAACATCTGGGCGGACCACCGCGCTCGCAGGGCCATGTTCCCCACCCGCCAGCGAACCATGCAGCCCGACGACGAGGACGAGGACATCTACCAGATGTTTGTCCCGACGGAGCCGAGCGGACCGGAGCCAGAGGCGCCCTCGGAGAGGACGGAGGCCGCCTCGTCGTCGCCCAAGACGGCTCGGCCCTGCAGCTGGCACGTCGAGCAGGTGCCCACCGTGCAGATCGACCCTCCACCCGATGGGAGCAGAGTCCTGCGAAGGGCGAGCAGCGCAGGGGAGAAGACCACAGAGGCTCGACAGAGCCCTGACGACGACTCGGCCGGTCAGAGCAACCTGGAAGTGATCCACACCGAATCCTCCAGCAACGACATATCTGGATCATCCTCGGCCGAGCAGCTGACAATAGACGATATTGAAAACGTGTATGACAACATCAGCTATGAGGACCTGAAGAGCATGGGCCTCGTCAGAAGAGACCCAGAGGAGAGAGAGTCACGGAAGGAGACTTCTACAGATGCACAGGGTCCCCAGGGCCAGACAGCAAGGGTACTGAACGCTCCAGAGGTCACAGAGCCTATGATCCAACCAGACAGCTCCTCGGATAGCAACCGGTCCTCCACACAGGAGGGGAGGCCATTCGAGCTCAAGATAGTAGAGGAGAACATCTATGACACTATCTGTTTCAGGGAGCCGCCACCAACAGAACTTAAAGGAACAAATGAAGGCGACAAACTGAAACAAGAGAGGGACAGTCTGCTGGCCTCTGAACAAGACCTGACTGAGAGCCTGGGAGGGTTTGTGTCCGAGGAGAGCCTCCACTTTGGAGAGGATGAAGGACCAGACGCCTCCCATCCCGTCCAGTGTTCCTCTGAGCCGGATTACTCCTCCTCGTCTGCCTCTGAGACTTTCCCTCAGCGCTCGCAGAAAGGAGATAAGATGTCAGAGCAAGTCGACGAGATCTGGAACGATCTGGAAAACTACATCAAGAACAACGAGAAGAAAGCTGATAGACTCCCCGCTGCCTTCCCCGTCAGCGCCAGTGAGTCGCCTAAGAAGGCGGTCAAGAACAGCCCTAAGAAGAGGCCCATTGTGAATAGTCCTCAAGCAGCCAGCCCCCCAACACATCAGCCTAAACCCCCACCTGTCACCTCCACGCCGTCATTCACTATCCCAGTCATCAACTTCCCTGACCTTCCAAGTGAAAGCACCATCACAGAAGAGAACCACAGCTCCCCCGCTCCTACGTCACGCCCCCTCCCCGTAACCCCAGAGCCCCCAGCGGGCACCGTGAAGAGCATCCGTAACAGACTGGCTCGCCTCAGCAGCGGCAGCTTCCGCCTGGAGGACGACGACCTGGTGGAGCTTCCTCAACGCAACACCCCTCACAAGGAAATCCCCCTCAAGGACCTTCACTGCTTGTTTCCAGGGGAGTTGGCAGGTCTGGAATCACCACtggcctcctcctctctgctgctgggcgaGTCCCTGGACTTGGACTCGGAGAAGTCAAAGAACAGGGTGTTCCTGATGGCGCGGCAGTACAGCCAGAAGATCAAGAAAGCCAACCAACTGCTGCGCATGAGGAGCATGGACCCCGGAGACGCTTGTAGTCGGGCCAGAACTGAGAAGAAGCAGAAAGACCTGGCAGCTATCTTGGAGGAAAAGAAACAAGGGGGCACTGCTATAG GTGCAAGGATAGCGGAGTACTCGCAGCTCTACGACCAGGTCATGTTTAAGGATCCTCCCGGTCCGACTGGCCCACATCACGGCCACCCAGGGCTGCCGTCTTCTCCGTCCATGCCCGAGACCTCTCTGGAGGAGGACTGGCTCCACTCCACGTACAGCAACGGAGAACTGGCCAGCTTCGTCTCCTCGTCCGGCGCGTTGGACGACGCTCGGGCGTCCTCCACCCCGCAGCGCAGACTCACCTCCGCCTGCTCCATCCCTTCTCTCAAGACCTCCCCGACCACCCCGCCGCCCCAGAGATGGAGCTCGTGCATGGCGGCGCCGAGCGAAAAGGAGGAGCACGTGTACAGTTCCATTAAGAGGCATCCTTCCTTTAACGCTCCGTCTTCGCCCTCAAAGTCGTCCCCGTCCAGTCACTGTCAGTCGCTCGGCTCTCTGGGCAGCCCGGAGAAGAACCAGTCTGGACTGAAATGTAACGGACCCACAGACAGACTACGCGGCCCCAGTCTGGGTCGCGCCGGTCGGCAAAGTAGCCTCCCAGAGCGCTTTACCCAGGGACACTCAGACCTCACTTTACACGACGGCCAACAGGTGGTGGTGCTGAACCGGGCCTCTGCTCTGAGCATACTGAGCGCCACCCAGAACTACCTGGCGAACTTTAAGGACGACGGGGAAGACGACGACGACTACGTAGAGATCCGCTCGGAGGACGAGAGCGAGCAGGAGCAGGACAGGTTGTCGCGGCGAAACGGCAGCTCAACGCTCCTCTCCAATCAGAGCCGGGGTCTCGTCCACTCCCAGAGTCTGCCGTGCACGCCGGCGCGCTCCTGCGACCCGCTGAGGCCTCTGGACCGCGAGCATCTGGAGAAGTACCTGTGGAGCGAACCGCAGCAGAGCCAACCCAAAATCGTCCAGTCTCTGAGGGAGAAGTTTCAGTGtctgagctccagcagcttcGCCTGA
- the LOC119476604 gene encoding pleckstrin homology domain-containing family G member 1 isoform X1 codes for MKKDLSPSAAAAAIRRAAHALSARTSKEKNDYNYLPDALPPLPEVPDSGSVLSSVDIPARCLRNPAFRHTSSRYCSAISMDSSPDSAERPISYSSTSSSASSRDSHCSLGSRSTLVPAPHCNPATSDRDSGAIRLELVPARQLGCREEDDRNDGGVDTGRQGSGQTLTEHSEPEAGPDGGERIGQVQGPRTYVDRVVQEILDTERTYVQDLRSIVEDYLECISNQSRLALSSEDKVSLFGNIQDIYHFNRDLLHDLEKCNADPVAIAECFVSKSEEFHIYTQYCTNYPRSVAVLTECMRNKALAKFLRERQESLRHSLPLGSYLLKPVQRILKYHLLLHEIANRMEKDTETYEVVQEAIDTMQRVAWHINDMKRKHEHAVRLQEIQSLLTNWKGPDLIGYGELVLEGTFRLQRAKNERTLFLFDKLLLITKKREETYTYKAHILCCNLMLVEVIPKEPLSFSVFHYKNPKLQHTVQAKSQQDKRMWILHLKRLILENHPAKIPAKAKQAILEMDAMHHPGFHYSPDGDKKDSPQTKEGPTPRRGRRKEPLSKLLKNAKQNAANTDGEKRISLGASLLSPMSQLALGTIGRSRSLINQSQESLDPGDHYDHSDREEEPHQQDADDEDDSGLGGGKRLRVPGKGSRKRLNPQASVDSIEQWKTFNMSTKDLQKARETLVREGSHHPPLLRTRHVTEEPPDTPIPSVVVTESDHSVRNIWADHRARRAMFPTRQRTMQPDDEDEDIYQMFVPTEPSGPEPEAPSERTEAASSSPKTARPCSWHVEQVPTVQIDPPPDGSRVLRRASSAGEKTTEARQSPDDDSAGQSNLEVIHTESSSNDISGSSSAEQLTIDDIENVYDNISYEDLKSMGLVRRDPEERESRKETSTDAQGPQGQTARVLNAPEVTEPMIQPDSSSDSNRSSTQEGRPFELKIVEENIYDTICFREPPPTELKGTNEGDKLKQERDSLLASEQDLTESLGGFVSEESLHFGEDEGPDASHPVQCSSEPDYSSSSASETFPQRSQKGDKMSEQVDEIWNDLENYIKNNEKKADRLPAAFPVSASESPKKAVKNSPKKRPIVNSPQAASPPTHQPKPPPVTSTPSFTIPVINFPDLPSESTITEENHSSPAPTSRPLPVTPEPPAGTVKSIRNRLARLSSGSFRLEDDDLVELPQRNTPHKEIPLKDLHCLFPGELAGLESPLASSSLLLGESLDLDSEKSKNRVFLMARQYSQKIKKANQLLRMRSMDPGDACSRARTEKKQKDLAAILEEKKQGGTAIGARIAEYSQLYDQVMFKDPPGPTGPHHGHPGLPSSPSMPETSLEEDWLHSTYSNGELASFVSSSGALDDARASSTPQRRLTSACSIPSLKTSPTTPPPQRWSSCMAAPSEKEEHVYSSIKRHPSFNAPSSPSKSSPSSHCQSLGSLGSPEKNQSGLKCNGPTDRLRGPSLGRAGRQSSLPERFTQGHSDLTLHDGQQVVVLNRASALSILSATQNYLANFKDDGEDDDDYVEIRSEDESEQEQDRLSRRNGSSTLLSNQSRGLVHSQSLPCTPARSCDPLRPLDREHLEKYLWSEPQQSQPKIVQSLREKFQCLSSSSFA; via the exons ACGATTATAACTACCTGCCTGATGCGTTGCCTCCTCTTCCTGAAGTCCCGGACTCCGGCTCAGTCCTGAGCTCCGTTGACATCCCGGCCCGCTGCCTCCGCAACCCGGCCTTCCGCCACACCTCCTCGCGCTACTGCTCCGCCATCAGCATGGACTCCTCCCCCGACAGCGCCGAAAGGCCGATCAGCTACAGCTCCACCTCTTCTTCCGCCTCCTCCCGGGACAGTCACTGCTCGCTGGGCAGCCGCTCCACCCTCGTCCCCGCCCCTCACTGTAACCCGGCGACCTCGGACCGGGACTCCGGGGCGATCAGGCTGGAACTGGTGCCGGCCCGGCAGCTGGGATGCCGGGAGGAAGATGACAGGAATGACGGAGGGGTGGACACAGGGAGACAGGGCAGTGGACAGACTCTGACAGAACATTCAGAGCCGGAGGCGGGTCCAGATGGAGGAGAGCGGATCGGTCAGGTGCAGGGACCCAGGACGTATGTGGACCGGGTGGTGCAGGAGATACTGGACACAGAGAGGACCTACGTCCAGGACCTGCGCAGCATTGTAGAG GACTACTTGGAGTGCATCAGTAATCAGTCTCGTCTGGCCCTGAGCTCTGAGGATAAAGTCTCTCTGTTCGGCAACATCCAGGACATCTACCACTTTAACAG gGATCTTCTTCATGATCTCGAGAAGTGCAACGCCGACCCCGTGGCCATCGCAGAGTGCTTCGTATCCAAG AGTGAAGAATTCCACATTTATACTCAGTACTGCACCAACTACCCACG GTCGGTGGCGGTGCTAACAGAGTGCATGAGGAACAAGGCGTTGGCCAAGTTTCTCCGCGAGCGCCAGGAATCTCTGCGGCACTCCTTGCCTCTGGGCTCCTACTTGCTCAAGCCGGTGCAGAGGATCCTCAAGTACCACCTACTGCTGCAC GAGATAGCCAACCGCATGGAGAAGGACACGGAGACCTACGAGGTTGTGCAGGAAGCCATAGACACCATGCAGAGAGTGGCCTGGCACATCAACGACATGAAGAGGAAACACGAGCACGCCGTCAGGTTGCAG GAAATCCAGAGCCTGCTGACCAACTGGAAGGGCCCCGATCTGATCGGCTACGGAGAGTTGGTCCTCGAAGGAACGTTTCGTCTGCAGCGAGCCAAAAACGAGAGAACCCTCTTCCTGTTTGACAAGCTCCTGCTCATTACCAAGAAACGAGAAGAAACCTACACGTACAAGGCTCACATACTG TGCTGTAACCTGATGCTGGTGGAAGTTATTCCTAAAGAACCGCTGAGCTTCAGTGTGTTTCACTACAAGAATCCCAAACTTCAGCACACGGTCCAG GCCAAATCACAGCAAGACAAGCGCATGTGGATCTTACACCTCAAGAGACTCATACTTGAAAACCATCCGGCCAAAATCCCAGCCAAG GCTAAGCAAGCAATTTTGGAGATGGATGCAATGC ATCATCCCGGGTTTCATTACAGCCCTGATGGAGACAAGAAGGATTCCCCTCAGACAAAGGAGGGTCCAACCCCTCGTAGAGGACGCAGGAAAg AACCTCTATCCAAATTATTGAAGAACGCCAAGCAGAATGCGGCCAACACAGACGGCGAAAAG CGAATAAGCCTGGGCGCCTCCCTGCTCTCGCCAATGTCCCAGCTGGCTTTGGGCACCATCGGTCGCAGCCGCAGCctcatcaaccaatcacaggaGTCCCTGGACCCCGGCGATCACTATGACCACAGTGACAGAGAAGAGGAGCCACATCAACAAGACGCTGATGATGAAGACGACAGCGGCCTG GGAGGTGGAAAGCGGCTGCGAGTCCCTGGCAAaggcagcaggaagaggctgaACCCTCAGGCGTCTGTCGACAGTATAGAACAGTGGAAAACCTTCAACATGAGCACTAAAGACCTACAG AAAGCCAGAGAAACCCTGGTGAGGGAAGGAAGTCACCACCCGCCGCTTCTCAGGACAAGACACGTGACGGAGGAGCCTCCAGATACCCCCATCCCCTCTGTAGTAGTCACAGAAAGTGACCATTCTGTGAGGAACATCTGGGCGGACCACCGCGCTCGCAGGGCCATGTTCCCCACCCGCCAGCGAACCATGCAGCCCGACGACGAGGACGAGGACATCTACCAGATGTTTGTCCCGACGGAGCCGAGCGGACCGGAGCCAGAGGCGCCCTCGGAGAGGACGGAGGCCGCCTCGTCGTCGCCCAAGACGGCTCGGCCCTGCAGCTGGCACGTCGAGCAGGTGCCCACCGTGCAGATCGACCCTCCACCCGATGGGAGCAGAGTCCTGCGAAGGGCGAGCAGCGCAGGGGAGAAGACCACAGAGGCTCGACAGAGCCCTGACGACGACTCGGCCGGTCAGAGCAACCTGGAAGTGATCCACACCGAATCCTCCAGCAACGACATATCTGGATCATCCTCGGCCGAGCAGCTGACAATAGACGATATTGAAAACGTGTATGACAACATCAGCTATGAGGACCTGAAGAGCATGGGCCTCGTCAGAAGAGACCCAGAGGAGAGAGAGTCACGGAAGGAGACTTCTACAGATGCACAGGGTCCCCAGGGCCAGACAGCAAGGGTACTGAACGCTCCAGAGGTCACAGAGCCTATGATCCAACCAGACAGCTCCTCGGATAGCAACCGGTCCTCCACACAGGAGGGGAGGCCATTCGAGCTCAAGATAGTAGAGGAGAACATCTATGACACTATCTGTTTCAGGGAGCCGCCACCAACAGAACTTAAAGGAACAAATGAAGGCGACAAACTGAAACAAGAGAGGGACAGTCTGCTGGCCTCTGAACAAGACCTGACTGAGAGCCTGGGAGGGTTTGTGTCCGAGGAGAGCCTCCACTTTGGAGAGGATGAAGGACCAGACGCCTCCCATCCCGTCCAGTGTTCCTCTGAGCCGGATTACTCCTCCTCGTCTGCCTCTGAGACTTTCCCTCAGCGCTCGCAGAAAGGAGATAAGATGTCAGAGCAAGTCGACGAGATCTGGAACGATCTGGAAAACTACATCAAGAACAACGAGAAGAAAGCTGATAGACTCCCCGCTGCCTTCCCCGTCAGCGCCAGTGAGTCGCCTAAGAAGGCGGTCAAGAACAGCCCTAAGAAGAGGCCCATTGTGAATAGTCCTCAAGCAGCCAGCCCCCCAACACATCAGCCTAAACCCCCACCTGTCACCTCCACGCCGTCATTCACTATCCCAGTCATCAACTTCCCTGACCTTCCAAGTGAAAGCACCATCACAGAAGAGAACCACAGCTCCCCCGCTCCTACGTCACGCCCCCTCCCCGTAACCCCAGAGCCCCCAGCGGGCACCGTGAAGAGCATCCGTAACAGACTGGCTCGCCTCAGCAGCGGCAGCTTCCGCCTGGAGGACGACGACCTGGTGGAGCTTCCTCAACGCAACACCCCTCACAAGGAAATCCCCCTCAAGGACCTTCACTGCTTGTTTCCAGGGGAGTTGGCAGGTCTGGAATCACCACtggcctcctcctctctgctgctgggcgaGTCCCTGGACTTGGACTCGGAGAAGTCAAAGAACAGGGTGTTCCTGATGGCGCGGCAGTACAGCCAGAAGATCAAGAAAGCCAACCAACTGCTGCGCATGAGGAGCATGGACCCCGGAGACGCTTGTAGTCGGGCCAGAACTGAGAAGAAGCAGAAAGACCTGGCAGCTATCTTGGAGGAAAAGAAACAAGGGGGCACTGCTATAG GTGCAAGGATAGCGGAGTACTCGCAGCTCTACGACCAGGTCATGTTTAAGGATCCTCCCGGTCCGACTGGCCCACATCACGGCCACCCAGGGCTGCCGTCTTCTCCGTCCATGCCCGAGACCTCTCTGGAGGAGGACTGGCTCCACTCCACGTACAGCAACGGAGAACTGGCCAGCTTCGTCTCCTCGTCCGGCGCGTTGGACGACGCTCGGGCGTCCTCCACCCCGCAGCGCAGACTCACCTCCGCCTGCTCCATCCCTTCTCTCAAGACCTCCCCGACCACCCCGCCGCCCCAGAGATGGAGCTCGTGCATGGCGGCGCCGAGCGAAAAGGAGGAGCACGTGTACAGTTCCATTAAGAGGCATCCTTCCTTTAACGCTCCGTCTTCGCCCTCAAAGTCGTCCCCGTCCAGTCACTGTCAGTCGCTCGGCTCTCTGGGCAGCCCGGAGAAGAACCAGTCTGGACTGAAATGTAACGGACCCACAGACAGACTACGCGGCCCCAGTCTGGGTCGCGCCGGTCGGCAAAGTAGCCTCCCAGAGCGCTTTACCCAGGGACACTCAGACCTCACTTTACACGACGGCCAACAGGTGGTGGTGCTGAACCGGGCCTCTGCTCTGAGCATACTGAGCGCCACCCAGAACTACCTGGCGAACTTTAAGGACGACGGGGAAGACGACGACGACTACGTAGAGATCCGCTCGGAGGACGAGAGCGAGCAGGAGCAGGACAGGTTGTCGCGGCGAAACGGCAGCTCAACGCTCCTCTCCAATCAGAGCCGGGGTCTCGTCCACTCCCAGAGTCTGCCGTGCACGCCGGCGCGCTCCTGCGACCCGCTGAGGCCTCTGGACCGCGAGCATCTGGAGAAGTACCTGTGGAGCGAACCGCAGCAGAGCCAACCCAAAATCGTCCAGTCTCTGAGGGAGAAGTTTCAGTGtctgagctccagcagcttcGCCTGA